Within the Malus sylvestris chromosome 4, drMalSylv7.2, whole genome shotgun sequence genome, the region tttgagcttaaagtttggcaacacattgggtttagcacattttaacttacaaattgggtttagaaaataatacccaaaacaaataattaaataaaaaaaattaatttaattaattcggttcggttcggtttagttcggtttctagatcactaaaactgAACCGAACAAAAAgaatttggttcggttcggttttttcaattcggttcggttttttcgttcggttcggttttttcggtttcggttcggtttgattttcggttttttgaacccacccctaaagTCTTCTTTCTTTCATGATTTTGTATGAAAAGATTTGCAAAGGCGGCTAAACTTTATCTGCTTTAGTTTGTTCATTCTATATATGTAGTGATTAAAATACACCATAAACACATACTATGGTGAAATTCTATAATCCAAATTTCCAATATCTAAAAGAATACCTGCGGTATCCAGTCACATCATCCATCATGCAAGCGTTGTTACTAATTCAAATGTTATAAACTATAACATAAGTTTAGGTTTTCAATATGGTATATCTAAAAATAAAGTACGAGGATATGCTACATCTTAGTAATCCACTAATcaaaatgttgtaatatgtGTTGACGATATGATTAATATTTTTGTCACACGAAAAGTTTTCTCGTACATCTAGTCAATTTAAAGGTTCTTAAATAGAAACTTCTATGACATGTTAGTCATACGTCAAAGACACATAAGAAGGACCAACGTAGGTGACTATATGATTACTACGGTGATTCACTTCTTAATTCTCCTAGTTATATTATTCCTTTGCATTTGTGTGTTGATGGGAGCAATTGCCTATgcatttggtgtgtttttgttTCTCACGTATTTCGCGAGGGCAATTGTGTGGCCGATGCCTTAACTAACTTTGGTGCAGATCATCATGCATATTACTAGTGGTCCAACGTTCCTTCATGTGCAACTTCTGCTTATATTCATGATCCTTCTTCTATCAACTAtcattttaaatgatttttataatatgttttctttgtaattGGGTTTGATTTTTGATTCCCAGCTGTATTATTTCCTATGTTTTTTCCTCAACGaggtttggttttttgtttacctaatttgtatttctctttttattttaataagatTATGGGGATGATCGGTGATTACCCCAtccttaaagaaaaaaaaacataagaagGCCATGCATTCAAATTCCCCGCAGACCCAATTTTAATAGAGTCAATGAAGAAATCCCAACAAAGTAACGTGAGGTCTTTGAATTCACCAACTTTAAAGACCCacccttttctttttggtgATCATATCATAAGAGTCTAAACTTTCAATGACGATGATGATTGATCACTCACAATTGTTTACAGTTCTGTGTCAAATTTGGCATTTGAATCAGAAAATGATGGCTCAATTTCAAGGTACCTTCAACCCATTTTACCAAACCAACAAATATTGACTCAGCAATAGCAAAATTCTCTAAGCAGACGATAACAGGAAAGTCTTCTTTCTTTCATGATTGTATGAAAAGACTAGCAAAGGCTAAACTTTATCTGCTTTAGTTTGCTAATTCTATTTCTCTAGTGATTAAAATACACCACAAACACATAATATGGTTAAACTTTTTAACCCAAATTTCCAACCTCTACAAAACCTTTTCACGTAAGCACAGTTACTAATTCAAGTGTTATAAATTAGAAATAATCTTAATACACATAATTGATACTCCATGGCCCCCACATTCGAAAATTTCTGATAAATCTATTCAACCCAATCATGCTAATCCACAAATTCATTCTGGTTCTTTATTTCATTGTCAGACTCAACATCATGGATTCATATTTTGTCCCGTTTAAGGGTTCAATTGTGATCCTCCACCTACCATAAAATCTTCTGTGTAAAAATATTGTATTGATAAACAAATTCAACTAATCTGTCATATATATACAGTATTTTCAAATCTcatatgggttttttttattcttagAAAGAATCAAGTGTCTCTGTGAGTGATGCATGCCTTCACCACAAAACGATATCTGAATCAAAGATTAAAATGCTTAAGAGTCCACAAAggtaggtttttattttttatttgtttttattttagaaaaCCTCGGCGGCACATAGATAGGTTCTTCTTCTGCATTAGAATATAGCAGAAAATATAGAGATTTTTGGAAGTGATCAAAATGTCAAATGGGAAAACTAGAAGTTTACATGCAAGAGGGATGAACTAGTtgcagaatatatatatattttaagttgtGTTCCCACTTGTATCAatgattaaattaaattttactgattaaattaatttatgaagcTGCAGAAAAAAGCTTTTctgaaacaaattaatttactgattaaattaaattttaataacgATAATCATAGCTTTCACATTATGAGCTCGATCAGAAGTGTTTTAAAAATAGCTGAAAGcgttttggtaaaaatatttttggaatcaatttttaataaaaatgaaggTAAATTatggaaaaacacttaaatgtttcctggaagaagcacgtaattggtgtttttttgcaaaaaaacatttaaaatgtttttggaacaaaaaattattttctctagaaacactttcaatcattttaaaagtattttcaaacaagttttatattaaaatttatagtcaagccaaaaaaacatttaaaatgtttttggaacaaaaaattattttctctagaaacactttcaatcattttaaaagtattttcaaacaagttttatattaaaatttatagtcaAGCCACATGGTATAAGACGACTCGACCAAGTCAAGTAAAAGTGTAAAACGAGTTCATGGACTTGTCAGGGTTTTCACCTACCTAAGTAATAATTAACCAATAACCAGTAGATATATGTTATTATCTTTGAAGTCTTGCAACTCGACTGTAGTCACATAATCCAATATAACAAGACAAATGTTTGTGTTGGACTCTCGCAAGAAGGTGTAGGACTATCTTATGGTATGGAGTGAGATTAAAGAATGGTGAGAGTTTGAGACAAATTTAAACCAATATTATATTGGCAGTTGACAATtcaatattatagtgtttgtgtttttgcaatTGGTTCTCTCTTGTGaaagatttttgttttgtttttgaaacagATGAGATAGGAGCATTCAGAGAATGATAACGCTTGGGTATCCGATTTCTGTCATGCAAGGCAGCTGAGAGTGAGGTGGTTCTTTTAGTAACCTATAAGGGTCCAAAAACTAGCTACAAGAGCTACTATAAAAACTGAGCTTTAGGTTGATTACTTTGATGGATGATTACAAATTCTAGCATATTTACATGGGATAATTTTCTTAGAGTCACGAAATACTTTTAACATTACTAAGTCATTAACGTTTTGTGCTTATAAGGAGAGCTCAACAATGacctttttttaattaagagGTATTGACCTTAATTGGAGagaaaaaattgtttgaattgACTTCAGttgagaaaaattgtttctgACCTTTTATTAACTTTGTTTGAGAGTAAAATGTTCATCAAAATATgacaaaatatgaaattatttatCAACGTAAATCGAAAAGACCTATACAATATGTTGTTTCCTCTCAAAGAAATTTATTAGAATAAGGTCTGTAATTTACTTGGGGTAAAAACATATCACTTCGACTCGATTTTTGCGGTTAATAGCATTGTTATAGGTTTTTTTTCAACTCCCAACAGTACGaatgaaattttattaataaCGAAAAAGAAAGTTAAAAAAACATTATTACGGTTGTCCATAATTATTATGCTAATATTGTATGCCTTACTGAATCTATATAGAGAACAAATTATGTAATTGTCACATCCGgcccggggtccaccacatcccgggcccgctctaccaccgtagcacgatattgtccgttttgggccccgactacgctctcacggttttgtttttgggaactcacacgagaacttcctagtgggtcactcatcataagattgctctcgcgcgctattcacttaacttcggagttccgatggaacccgaagtcagtgagctcccaaaaagcctcatgctaggcagggatgagaatatacatataaagatcactcccctgggtgatgtgggatcttacaatccacccccttaaggGACCCGAAgacctcgtcggcacaccacgactagggttaggctctgataccaatttgacacatctcggcccgggcgGGACCACTTTccgagctcgactccaccatagcacgatattgtccgctttgggcctcaaccacgccctcacggttttgtttctggaaactcatacgagaacttcccagtgtgtcacccatcctgggaatgctctcgtgcgctactcgcttaatttcagagttccgacggaacccgaagctagtgagatcccaaaaggcctcgtgctaggtagagatgagaatatacatataaggatcactcccctaggcgatgtgggatcttacaatccaccccctttaggggcccgaagtcctcgtcggcacacttccggccatgaattggctatgataccaaattatcacatcctgacccggggtccaccacatcccgggctcgctCCACCacagtagcacgatattgtccgctttggaccccgactacgcccttacggttttgtttctgagaattcacacgagaactacctagtgggtcacccatcataggattgctctcgcgtgctactcgcttaacttcgcagttccgatggaacctgaaaccagtgagctcccaaaaggcctcatgctaggtagggatgataatatacatataaagatcTCTctcctgggcaatgtgggatcttacagtaATACATTATAATATATGTTGAACAGTTAGCCAATGTATTTACATGGCTTTTATTCCACCCACAATTTTTAGGTCATACTTCTAACATATCACACAAAGAAAGAATCATATTTAACCTTTGCTTAGTATACTAATTAACTAATAATTAAAACTACAGAAGCTTTAAATTGAGACACTGTTGGGAATTCCCTTGCCAGTAAGCCCCCCTCCGCTAGTAGGAAACAGCAAAGTGTAAGGCACCTTCACCGGTCCAACGCGGTTTTTCAACTTCTCGTCATTGTTCATACTTGTAATCCTCTCCTCAATCTCCTCCAGTTTCTTTCCAAACTTGTCGAATGCTTCCAATGGCGCAGCGTCTGCTGTCCACTCGGGCGTGTCTCGCTGCCCCAAGTACACTTCGTCAGTAGAATGCCTCGACAGAATTTCAATGAGGGAAATGCCAAGCAGTGTCTGCAGCTGAGCAGTGATTGTTTTCAAGAACACTTTGTCGGGGTTGGACTTGAGCTCTTCGTATTCAGCAGTTCCCTTTACGGGCATGAATTTTCGGCTTATAGTAGGGCGGTTGGGAAGGTATCCGGCGTAAGGGTACTGCCCGAAGTTGACAGCTGCATGGAGGGCAGAAGCAGTCCATATGATAGTTGTGCAGATTTCAACTAGCACTTCGAGAGTCTGCAATTTTGGCCACCAGGGCTCGTCTTTTTTGTCACCGTGGCCTTCCTCTACTAGCTCCTTCCACCAGGATTGGAGCTCGGCGTCTTTCTGGATTATATCATCGGTCTTGTAGTAGAAAGAGCAGTAGTCTGCAACCCATGTTCTTATTGCAAACCAGATTTCAATCCCATCAACAGCATACGGGTAGTCCTCAATCAGTAGGCGAAGGCCGTGTGGAGAATTTTTATCCTTAACTGCCACTCCTCTGTTTTGATCAAAGCCAAGGCAATGTGATTAGAACAAGAAATGAATATTATTACAAAGGTAAATAATTTCCGCTCCCCATTTTCTCCTTGTACACCACTATTTATTTATGCACCTTGATTCTctcttgatttattcaattcaaagtCTGAAAGTATAGATTTTTTGTTTACCTTTTGATGAGATCTGCAGGGAGAGCTTGCTCAGTGAAATTCCAATCCTTGTACACAACTGATGACAGCTCCATGGCATACCTAGCTGGGAAAACTGTCGTCTCAAGAATACCGCCAGCATTGATGAGGATTTGCCTCGCAAATGCATTGATGTTCATCGTGTCACGGAAGTGAGGATGCAGAAGTTTGTAAATCGGGTGAACCACGCTTAGTTGCCTGTTTGTGGCAATTACAACTGGCTCACTCACTGCATGAGTGTTCAACCAGTGGCTGATGAGTTGATGGACTCCGGAGTCATTGACAGCCACATAAGCTTTAGCCAGTTGCCATATGGAACCTTCCACACCTTGTTCAGCTGGTGTGTAGACATTACTAATGCAACCAAATTGATCTCCGTCAGGATGAGGCAAGCTCAACTCGATCACCAATGGTTTCAAAGTTCCATCATTTTGCAAGAACAGCAGAGTTCTACTACCGTAGATCTTGTTTGAAGTTGAGTTTATCCGCCTCAGGTACGGCATCAGTGAATCATGATGGTCTAGTATGAATAACTTGTTTTCCTTGAGTGCCTGTTCAACCAAATTCATTTTCACCTCATACAATTTGATACAGAACCAACACAATCTAATTGCAAAATAACAGCATActgtcagttttttttttctttcaacgaATCCGAATAAAATATTTTACCTCATCCACTGTTAGTCCATCCAAGTTGTTCTTTATATGTTCTTCGGTTATTGTACTGTTTTGATCACCGTAAACTTTTGGATCTAACTTGCTTGCTGGCGGAAATTCCTGAAATTCAATAAGATGCATGATTAGAGATGAAGCGAAAATAAACTTGACATTTAGAACGTTTTGTTGGAGTCTTGTGTCCATTTATTTCATTATCATTACAGAAAATCTGCGAAAGATAATGCGAAGATTACTTGGAGACGAGCAATGTTGACAGGGTTCACTCCAGCCAGCATTTCCCTCGCAAATTCTTCATCGGTCCTCCAAGCAGACTTATCCTCTTCGCCAAATCAAAACATCACAGTTAGAACTTAGACTAAAGAAAAAAGTGCAATATTTCGTAGCCTATTGTTAGTATTGTAAGCCTCTAAATTCAAAATGTTTTCGTTACCTTTGATCACTTGAGGCGTTGGGAATTTGAGCAATTGT harbors:
- the LOC126619026 gene encoding probable linoleate 9S-lipoxygenase 5 codes for the protein MLQNIVEKLTGHQQNENHGKINGTVVLMKKNVLDFNDFNASVLDRVHELVGQRVSLQLISAVHADDSENGLKGKLGQPAYLEDWITTITPLTAGESAFKVTFDYEEEVGVPGAFLIKNNHHSEFFLKTVTLENVPGEGRVHFVCNSWVYPTEKYTKDRVFFVNKTYLPSETPLPLRKYREEELVHLRGDGKGELQEWERVYDYAYYNDLGKPDKGAKYVRPILGGSSEYPYPRRGRTGRPPTKTDPNSESSLPLIQSLNIYVPRDERFGHLKLSDFLIYALKSIAQFIKPELESLFDQTPSEFDSFEDVFKLYEGGIPLPEGLLKDIGDNIPAEMLKEIFRTDGAQLLKFPTPQVIKEDKSAWRTDEEFAREMLAGVNPVNIARLQEFPPASKLDPKVYGDQNSTITEEHIKNNLDGLTVDEALKENKLFILDHHDSLMPYLRRINSTSNKIYGSRTLLFLQNDGTLKPLVIELSLPHPDGDQFGCISNVYTPAEQGVEGSIWQLAKAYVAVNDSGVHQLISHWLNTHAVSEPVVIATNRQLSVVHPIYKLLHPHFRDTMNINAFARQILINAGGILETTVFPARYAMELSSVVYKDWNFTEQALPADLIKRGVAVKDKNSPHGLRLLIEDYPYAVDGIEIWFAIRTWVADYCSFYYKTDDIIQKDAELQSWWKELVEEGHGDKKDEPWWPKLQTLEVLVEICTTIIWTASALHAAVNFGQYPYAGYLPNRPTISRKFMPVKGTAEYEELKSNPDKVFLKTITAQLQTLLGISLIEILSRHSTDEVYLGQRDTPEWTADAAPLEAFDKFGKKLEEIEERITSMNNDEKLKNRVGPVKVPYTLLFPTSGGGLTGKGIPNSVSI